Proteins found in one Pelmatolapia mariae isolate MD_Pm_ZW linkage group LG7, Pm_UMD_F_2, whole genome shotgun sequence genomic segment:
- the prmt7 gene encoding protein arginine N-methyltransferase 7, with protein MKTFCGRANPTTGALDWVEESEEYDYHQEIARSCYADMLHDHDRNKKYYEGIWAAVARVKARGERVIVLDIGTGTGLLSMMAITAGADFCYAVEVFKPMAEAAQCIVEKNGFSDKIKIINKHSTDVTVGPDGDMQVKANVLITELFDTELIGEGALPSYEHAHQNLMQEHCEAVPHRATVYAQLVESELLWSWAQLQPVEVEGARLVPPPTVGRCAGAHAVCDIQLSQVSPATFTPLGPVCTMFTVDFSKPVSSAFQAHSSQFVAQSSGRAQVVLSWWDLDMDPSGSIVCTMAPSWTYQEPKMAPWRDHWMQSVYFLPVESQVTEGEELSLMVCHDDYSLWYSLQPRSQRGSQTEAPPSRPCCTCQAHLVWTRPRFGELNDRRRTESYVSALRSVLREDSVCLSVSDGSLLPVFAHMLGAKKVFGLENSQMSKQVIDEVLQANSMKGCVELLEIRPEQLTSNDVGGEQISVLMGEPYFSTSLLPWHSLFFWYCRTALAGLLRPNASILPRSASLHVVAVEFQDLWRIRAPCGTCEGFDVTPMDEMVQRSLDFRESREAEPHPLWEYPCRALTQSTAAMTFDFTQCLPQQPISSQGSLSFIREGRCHGVALWMEYHLTDDITVSAGLNRPINEQGDCEWSRHRKQGVYFFGSPWEISGDGRAAVSYSFTFEPSLGDIRMDFSVTSQ; from the exons ATGAAGACCTTCTGCGGGAGAGCCAACCCGACCACCGGGGCTTTAGACTGGgtggaggagagcgaggagtaCGACTACCACCAGGAGATAGCCAG GTCCTGTTATGCAGACATGCTGCACGATCACGACAGG AATAAGAAATACTATGAGGGCATCTGGGCTGCTGTAGCCAGAGTGAAGGCTCGCGGCGAGAGGGTCATCGTGCTGGACATCGGCACCGGAACTGGCCTCCTGTCGATGATGGCCATCACGGCCGGGGCTGACTTCTGTTACGCCGTGGAG GTTTTTAAGCCGATGGCCGAGGCAGCGCAGTGCATCGTGGAGAAGAACGGCTTCTCCGACAAAATCAAGATTATTAACAAACACTCCACAGACGTCACTGTGGGACCAG ATGGAGACATGCAGGTTAAGGCCAACGTCCTGATCACAGAGCTGTTCGATACTGAGCTGATCGGTGAAGGCGCTCTGCCCAGCTACGAGCATGCCCACCAAAACCTGATGCAG GAGCATTGCGAGGCCGTCCCTCACCGGGCCACCGTCTACGCCCAGCTGGTAGAGTCGGAGCTTCTCTGGAGCTGGGCTCAGCTGCAGCCAGTTGAGGTGGAGGGGGCCAGGCTGGTCCCTCCACCCACAGTGGGCCGGTGTGCCGGAGCTCACGCGGTGTGCGACATCCAGCTGAGCCAGGTGTCTCCTGCCACCTTCACCCCGCTGGGTCCCGTCTGCACCATGTTCAC CGTGGATTTTAGCAAACCTGTAAGCAGTGCCTTCCAGGCCCACTCCTCCCAGTTTGTGGCTCAGTCAAGCGGCCGGGCTCAGGTGGTTTTGTCCTGGTGGGACCTGGACATGGACCCCAGTGGGTCCATAGTGTGCACCATGGCACCCAGCTGGACTTACCAAGAGCCAAAGATGGCCCCA TGGCGTGACCACTGGATGCAGAGTGTGTACTTCCTGCCTGTGGAGAGccaggtgacagaaggagaggaGCTCAGCCTGATGGTCTGCCACGATGACTACAGTCTGTGGTACAGCCTGCAGCCTCGCAG CCAGCGGGGCTCACAGACTGAGGCTCCTCCCTCTCGGCCGTGTTGCACCTGCCAGGCTCACCTGGTTTGGACTCGGCCGCGTTTCGGCGAACTTAACGACAGACGGCGTACGGAGAGCTACGTCAGCGCTCTGCGCAGC GTGCTGAGAGAGGACAGCGTGTGTCTCAGCGTCAGTGACGGGAGTCTGCTTCCTGTGTTCGCTCACATGCTCGGAGCCAAGAAG GTGTTCGGTTTGGAAAACTCCCAAATGTCTAAACAGGTTATTGATGAG GTTTTGCAAGCCAACTCCATGAAAGGATGTGTTGAGCTGCTGGAGATCAGGCCGGAGCAGCTGACCAGTAATGATGTAGGAGGAGAACAG ATCTCCGTCCTGATGGGTGAACCGTACTTCAGCACCAGCCTCCTGCCGTGGCACTCCCTGTTCTTCTGGTACTGTCGCACCGCCCTGGCAGGTCTTCTGCGACCCAACGCCAGCATCCTGCCCCGCTCTGCCTCCCTTCACGTGGTGGCTGTGGAGTTCCAG GATTTGTGGAGGATAAGAGCGCCGTGTGGAACCTGCGAGGGCTTCGATGTCACGCCCATGGATGAAATGGTCCAG CGCTCTCTGGATTTCCGTGAGTCCCGTGAGGCGGAGCCACACCCCCTGTGGGAGTATCCTTGTCGAGCTCTTACCCAATCCACCGCTGCCATGACCTTTGACTTCACACAGTGCCTCCCtcagcagccaatcagcagcCAGGGCTCGCTGTCTTTCATTAG GGAAGGTCGTTGCCATGGTGTTGCGTTGTGGATGGAGTACCACCTGACAGATGACATCACTGTCAGCGCAGGTCTCAACAGACCAATCAATGAGCAG